The Dethiosulfovibrio peptidovorans DSM 11002 genome has a window encoding:
- the mrtS gene encoding Synerg-CTERM system glutamic-type intramembrane protease MrtS: MIPFIIAGIMLYGPYAWCFMLKKPTEEYGLSWTLDRKGCKESLLAIALTLTPLTPLAMKWPGNDLPRVLPSNTVLTLLAAGAVAAVVEEVFFRGWLQTLLSKRTNRYISIVATALLFAIAHLFLKLHWLRFATFFPGLVMGILRERHRSVAPSAIYHFAGNIWSIWFFPDIPI; this comes from the coding sequence GTGATACCGTTCATTATAGCCGGGATCATGCTCTACGGCCCCTATGCTTGGTGTTTCATGCTAAAGAAACCGACGGAGGAATACGGCCTATCTTGGACTCTGGACAGGAAAGGCTGTAAGGAGTCCCTTCTTGCGATAGCCCTTACATTGACCCCCTTGACCCCTTTAGCTATGAAATGGCCCGGTAATGACCTTCCCAGAGTCCTCCCGTCAAACACCGTACTAACCCTCCTGGCGGCTGGAGCCGTGGCCGCCGTGGTGGAAGAGGTCTTCTTCAGAGGCTGGCTACAGACCCTGCTGTCTAAAAGGACCAACCGCTACATCTCGATAGTGGCGACAGCCCTTCTCTTCGCCATAGCCCATCTGTTTCTCAAGCTCCATTGGCTGAGATTTGCCACTTTTTTCCCCGGTTTAGTGATGGGGATTCTTCGAGAGAGACATCGATCCGTAGCACCATCGGCTATATACCATTTCGCCGGAAATATATGGTCGATATGGTTTTTTCCCGACATACCGATTTAA